The Pseudomonas sp. FP198 genomic interval CTGACCGAAGCACTTCAGAAGCGTGGGATGGTGCTGGTATCCGACGTGGCGTTTATCCGAGCGCCTTACAGGGAGGATCATCATTGGATTTGCATGGTGGAATAATCGGCAAGTTGTACTGGCGGCGCTGATAACGTTTGCGCCGCCAGCCTCCGTCTAACGGGATGTAAATCCGCACTGAGGCAGTGCGCAATTTCCGAGGCCGATCATGAAGACCCCGGTGGAATACCCTCTTTGTTGAAGTCCTTCAAACGCTCACGCTCCTGCTCGGTGGAGTGGGCGGGCGTGTCGTCCTTGGGTTGTTCGTTTTTCTTCTCGTCGGTCATGGGTTTGCCCTCTCGTTGATAACAGGTTGGGCACATCAGGCCGGTGGCAGTTCAATCAATACGCGGTTCACAGGTCCGCTACGGTACGTCGTCCCGCACGCCCCCCAGTCTCAATTCTCGCAGTCCGCTGTTGCCCATGAATCGAATCACGACACCCTCCCCCCGCGTCAAGGCAAGCACATGGTCGATCAACTCACCTTGACTGTCAGCCTGCAGGATCGGTTTGTAGCCATGAGATTTATAAAGTGTCCAACGGTCGTTTTCGAACTCGATCCTGTACACATCCACTGCCAGGCGCTCCGATTGTGTTGTCGGTAGATACGCCACGGTGCTTCAGTGTTCCGGTTTGTTGTCGAGCGGAACCGACGTACGCTCAGACCTCGCCAAATCGAACGCGGGCCGCGCGAAAATCCGCCAGGTAAAACGCGAGGAATGGACGCTGCCAGTGCTCAAGGCCGACCTCGCGACAGCGCCCGCTGACCCGATCCGCAAGTACCGCGCAGTGTTCGCCGAAGGCAAAGGCGTCGCATGGCCGAAAGCGGACAGTTACAACTCACGAAAGAAAATCGAAACGACCAGTGTCGCGCAGTGGATCGAACAGCATTTGCGGTTATGGGCGGGGCGCCCGGGAAAGCCCGGGGCCAAGCCGGACTTCAGTGAAGGACTCTACGGCTCTCTCCGATCCTGATGCGATCAAGCGCACGGTTTAACGCATCCAGCGCCTTTAACAGTGCCTCGGCTTCAACTTCCCGGCCATCGCCCCACAGGCGCTCAGCCATTTTGTTGAGCGCCAGAATTGATCGCTCGATTTCGGCAGCACTCGCTGTCGTGTTGTCATCCGGCTGTTTCTTTGGCATTACCTTGGCGCTTCTTAAGTTGATCGGTCTCTTCGATGAATCGCCAGGCACCGCCCCGCTCAAGCCCAGATGGCCGTCTCGGTATTGATCTCGGCGACAGACGTAGCGTTGAACTGCCGCTGACGGTGCAGATCATCGCGCATTTTAGGGTAATTGAATTTCCTGGCCCCCAGTTCTTTCAGAACAAGGCCTGAAATCTTGTAGGTGCCGCAGTCAGCGCAGTTGACGAGCTCACCACCTTGGTTCTCTTCGGACTGTTGTGCTTCCAGCCCGCATAGATAACATCTCATACCTGATCTCCTGTTAGCCGATGCTTAGAAGATCGTCTCGTAATGGTTGAAGTTTCAACGGCTTGATCGCCTGCACCTCATGATTGCAGGATCCCGGACCCTCCAATCTGCTTTCGGGGGTGCCTATGGACAGGTAACAGTCTCGTGAGACTGCCGCTTGGTCCACAAGGTACGACCGTTGATTGCACTCTTGAACCATGCCTCGGTAACCGCATAGCATTTGCCCTCCCAGGTCTCGACAAATGTCCTTGGATAACCCTCAGGCTCATATCCACCCAGGCGCATCCAGTTTGGATCTGGCGAGGTGACTGTCCTATAAGGCATGCAGGCTGCCAGTACTACCAGCGACAATGCCAAGACTACCGTTTTCATATGAATTCCAGTCAATTGGAAGGCGTGTATAGCACACCGCGCTCTTGAGATTTACCGCGGCTGGAAACGCGGGGTATAGACGGATGGGGTGTTTTCCCAACGTGAGCTACGACGAAGAGCTCCTGCGAGTGACGCAGTACAACCCACCTTGACTGGCGGAAAGCGGAAAGACAGGGACAAGCCGTAATAGGAGTTCACCTGTAACCGGACCGTCGCGTAATTGTTGTATGGCCGCGTTTTCCTCGTCCTTGCATCTGTCGCCCATAAGATCATTGGCGCGAGTGACAATGAGGAAACAGCGGCAGACCTCGATTTGAACACATGATCGTTTTCCAACTCACTGTGACGCCAATCTGGTGATGCTCGCTCCCTGCGGGCTCGGCTTTTGAAGAAGGCACGGAAACGGCGCAAAGGGTTTGAATCGGACAGGGTCATCTCTATCCGTTCCTGCGCCATCTCGTTCTTTGCCTGAACGATTTGCCTTGCCAGGTTTATCGCCGTCTTTTTGAACACCCTTTGAAGCGCCTGCTCCTCGGTTTCGTTTTCCAGCGGTTTAACGTTCATCTCGGAAAACGTGAACAACGTTCTGTCGCTGAGCACGTAAAACGTGCCGCGAATTTTTTGTATATTGCCCTGAAAGGTAAAGTCCATTGAACAGAACGCATGTTCGTCCATGTTTATGTAGTACAGCGGCTCACCCAAGAGGTTTCGAACGTTACCGTCCTGGTGAATCCGGCCCAAGGGCGCCCCATCGCTGCCATTGCCTTTGAAGACCAGGTAGCGGCCGTTCGTGTAGTTGTACGGCGTTAACGGTTCCAGTTTACCCATTCCCTGCACACCCATGCCCCTTTCCCACAACGCTATCAGGTCAGGACTACCGATGCTCATTATCTTCTGGCGGTTGCTTGCCTGGCTGCTGATGTGTCCGCTGGAAAACTTACCTTCAAGAGGGGCATACAACTCCCGGTCTCAGGCGCAGGCAGCCAGAGGCCAACCGATGCGTGCTGCACGGAGCAGGCTGGCCCTGACCACCAAACGGTGAAATGGGGCAATAACGAAGATATAGGCCCGGCCAAAACGGTTGTGGCACCGGACCACGGTTGAAAACACCAGTTGGCGACTGCCTTCTGGCTCCGCTTCTTCAGAACACAGGATCGATATCCGAAAGTCGAGGTGCTTGTCGTCCTCTCCCAACACGATTTCAGTCTGGTCTGTGCTGTAGACCTTGAAGGCGCCAACCCGATTGGCCAGTGAGGCCAGATGTCTGGCTGTCTTGAGTCCAAAACAGGCAACGATAGTGTCCCGGACTGTCAGGAGCCATCCGATCCAGGAGGGCTGGTGGGAAAGGATGAATCGAGCCAGTAAATCCGGGCTACAGGATGTGCCCGCCGGGAGCCGAATCGCAAAGGCATCCGCCAGGTCCATCGGCTTGTAAAGGTGGGTAATACCGGACCTTGAGGGGACAGGCACGGACTTAATGAACTCGAATTCTCGCATCGGGGATCCTTCCTTAGTTTCCAGCTACGAATTGGATGACATGCCATGTCGATAAATGCGAGGTAGAGCTCTTGGTGCCCGCTACAGGCAGACCAGAAAGCGACGTCGCACTGAGCTTGTTAACGTTTGCTGGTGTGCGAAGCATAGCAATCAACTGCGCACCATACGCAGTCTGTATGGCGCGAAATATCGAGCGAAATAACCGGCGATAAACCTGACTCTTAGGGCAGAGGCGGATCCGACACGAAACCCGTCGGAATATTGAGAAAGGAATGCCAGGCATCTACAGCGTCATGATGCCGCTGGGCAGCGTCCTCCCAAAAAGGACCGGATACCTCTTTCGCAGAGACCAGCATCATCATCTTTATCGTCGCAGCATCCAGCTCTTTGAGAAGCTCATGGGATGTGGCCCTGAATTCTTCGAACGACGTCATTGCATTTGCCTCGGGCGGTGTTCACCGCAATTGAGAAATACATATTCCTCGATAAGTGGAGTCCCCCGAGCCGCAGTAATTCCGAACGACCGGACCGCCGGTAAATTCATTTCGAGGCAATGTTCACAACCCGCGGACTTGGCTTGCTAAGAAGACCAGGAAAAACGATGGTTACTACCTCGCTAAGAACACCTGACGGCGAACTCATCTGAAGGATAGTGCCTACATATCAGAAACGAAGAAAACCAATACAGATGTATTCGACGCCAGAAGCGGAACACCGCGTAACATTTGCTAACGCTTCAAATCATGATATGCATTGAAGTTCTGGAACAACTTCCCAGATCATGATCGCAAAAAAACAGTCAACCAAAAAACAAGGATCAGCCATGAAAGTATTTTTCTACGCCTCTTTCAACGACGAAGGGAATAGAATTCACTTGGTTCGCACGGCCGAAACACCCTTCGAGAGCCTCCCTGGCAATATTCAGGAAATCTACAGAAAGATTGAGGTTAACGAATACGACGTCAATCCAGATGATCTATCAAGCCACTGGTGGTTATGCAAGGAGCTCGTCGACAACCTTTGCACGAAAGGCTGGGAGGCGTGCGTTTGGGCGCGTGTTAACAGCTGCGCCTGAATAAAACCTCCCGCAGACGTTTGGCCTGCCATTGACCGCCTCAAAACCAACAAAAGGATTCGTTAGTGACTTCAGTTTATAAGCGCGTGGTGACTTATCGCTGCCTTGGAACTATTTATCATCAAGGCTTGGCATTTGGTGAAGCAGGGCGAAAGCTAATTGACTCGAAGCAGAGTAATCTGTTCGTGCCAGGAATGATCAATATCTGTCTTGCCACGGAAATATTTTTAAAATCAATCAACGCAACGATGACTTATGTTCTCGATGAAGAGGACGAACTGCCTGACGGGATTGCGATATCCCAAGGACGTGATGAGTCTCTCAAAATCGCACCTGGCGGACAAGGACATCATCTCAGCAAACTATACGAAAAGCTGCCAGACGAGGCTAAAGAATCAATCAAGACATTCGCCATTAAAGAAGGATACAGTGGCGATATCGCCTACGGACTACGGCAATATGACAAGGTTTTCGTAGAGTGGCGTTATATCTACGAAAAAAATGACCCTGGCGCCTTAGGCACGCATCCCCTCTTCCCGATTTGCAATGCCATCGACGCCTACTGCCGAGGGAATATCGAGAAGGCATTTGGGGCAGTTGACGAAAAGCTCGAAGAGTCCCATCCGGATTTCGAGGCCAAGTAATCTGCAAAGAAGGCCCCAGTGCAATCCGCCGGGGCTTTCTTCCGACATCAGTGCTGCCGCGAGTTCTAAATAAATTATCTTCTGGTGTGATGCTTCGTGTTTAGCGCTTGAAAAGTATATTGCACCGGCTACACCAGCCTTCAGCTGCGCTCCGGTTCATTGGAAAACGGAAGAGAGGATGACTTGTATCGGCAACCGTCAAAACCAGTGAGAATTTTATGAACCTACGCCGAATTTCGTCAGTTGGGACGCTCATGCCTGCCCCATCGACTATTTGAAGAACGCCGCCCGATACCCAGCTGTCAATCTGTTGCCACTCGAACTGCCAGCCTGTTACCCACGTAAAGTCTCGAATTTGATAGTCGCCGGTGACACTTTGGCATTGAGCGAGTTTCTTGTTGGACAGGTCAAAGACAAAAAACAGGGCGTTCGGATAGCCGAGCATCTGAGCACCGTCCAGGCTCAGACCTTCTTTTAGGTTGATGGATGTCACCAGTGCTTTTGCTCGTCGCTTACGCCATATCAAATACCCTATAGCGAGACAAAAAATAGAAAAAGAAGCCCCGAAGAGCTGACGTCCTTCGACTGTAAGCTTATCGGGCGAAAACCGTATCATGCCCCACACGAGTCCTATCGTTACCAGCCCCGATAACCAAGCGGCAGGAACCACTATCCTGTTAGCGAGGCTAACTCCGAGCGTCCTCAAACAGCTTTCCATGACTGTATCCAATACCACTTAAAGAAGAACTCGCAGGCTATCACTCACAGAGCGCCAACTCATAGGGCTTGGCCAGCAATGCGCGGGTGCGTGCCTCAACAGGGCTTCGTTTGCTTGCTCGCGGAGAAAACCTCACCGTTGGCCGGCTAATTTCTTCAGCTTTCCAGAGCCATCATCCACGTATGCAGATAAACCCAGAAACGCAGCGAGCTCGCGGGCGAGCTGTTTCTGTTGGTTGACTTCTTTTCCGCCGACACGGCGAGCGATTAACAAGCGCCCGTTTTCATACTCGACATAAATACCGTAGGACTTGCTAAAAATAGCCAGGTGGCCGTCGGGTTTGAGCACTATTCGCAGCGGTGTGCGTTTCGTTAGTGGATACCGCCCGAGAAAAGCCACACCAGACGCCTGCACCGCCAGTGGAGCGCGCTCGCTGATATCTCTGCCCAGTTGATATACCCACCACATCACAACCAGGCTCGCGAGGATGATGCCCGGCCATTCCCTCCCCGGCAACGACAGGCCGGTCGACAAGCTGATACAAAAGATCGCCGTGATTGCCCAAGGTGTCTGGCGAAGCAGTGGGACAAAAAATAAACGACCGATGCCGATCTTCGGCCGGATGATGAAAACCTCGTTGGAGCCAAGTGGTGTCATCCGTAATCTCTGCTGCAGCCTGAAGGAAAAGATAGGTAAAGGGGCAAATTTATTTTCCAACCAACTGCCAGTTCCAAGCGAATCCATTCGATAAGAACTCACAAACGCCGGAAGAAAAATAAATCGGTCCCCTTTTTTATGGACCGCTCCGTTTCCTACGAAGCGCCTTCATGCTAGCGGGCGTCCGGCATGGGGGGTACCTATTTTTGCAAGGTAGCGGCTAGATGCGTCATCCTGTGGCCCCCTCGAACCATGGACGGTCATTATGAGCAAACGCTTGCCGAACACTTTTTCGCCTATTACGAAAATGTTGTACATCGCTGCGCTAGGAATCTTATCGCTCATCCAGCCTTTGTCTTCCTTTGCGGATAACGCCAACGGCAAGACCCTCTATTTGCAGAGGTGTGCCATGTGCCATGGAACAGACCTCAAGGCAACGGGACCACTGGCTAGAAAAAGCAACCCACCCACACCAGACCTCACGACGTCCGCCTTCCAAAAGCGACTGAGTGATTATCCAGGCGTTATCGTGTCCTCGATAATCCTTCGTCCGAATGGCGACTTGATTCCAAACACGTTGCGAGAGAACGGTGTCAGGTTACCGCCACATGCTTGGAGCGTTATGGATCTGCGCGATTTGAATCAGTATATGAGCGGGGTGATTGGGAGAAATCGGTGAATTGAAACGAAAAGCAGCGCTTGAATCCGGGGCCCACGCGCTTAGCTGTTTATGCAATTAGACATCGCCGACGCTACCGCCAGACAGGAATCGATTGATGATCATCGAGACCGCTTGCACCGGAGAGGCAGAGGCCGTGTCTATGCAAAACGGTGCTTTGACCCATGGCTCATATTCATGATCCAGGACTGACTGCCAAGTGGATGGTATCAGCCCGGGAATATCACCCGCTCTTGTTTCGACCCGGCGTCGATGTTCGTGTTTATCGGAGCAGATCACTTCAATGTTTGCCAATAGGCTACCAGCCCGTAAGGCGATGTCGCTCCACGCGATTCGGCTTTCCAGGACGGGATTGACGCAATCAACGATGACGATGCCGCCCAAGCGTAGATTACTCAGGGCCAGCTCATTAGCAACCATGTAACCACTGCGCCCCACATCTTGCGCAAAAGCGCCAGAGTTTCGAATCGCCTGCTCAATCGTATCGACGCGCAGGTACACGGCGCCCGTCGTAACGGCAAGATCCTTGGCAATAGTCGTTTTTCCGGTGCCGGGAAGGCCGCTGAAGACGATAAGCATTCCATTTCCTTTGATAGTGGGCTAATCCAGTGCAGGCAGTCGTTTTCCCGAGGCGGCCTCAGAAAATAGAAAAGGTGAAAAAGGGGACGCCAGCACTACCCCCTATCCGCCTTCTTCCGGCAGCTCACGGCGGATTGCCAAACGGATCATCGCGCGCCAAACGCAGCCCTGATCGTCCCGGACATTGAAGGATGCTGCGCATCAGCATCTTGACTTACAGTATCCAACTGGATACGGTCAGCGCATGAACTATCTCATCCAGCAAACGCAGACATTCTCTGCTTGGCATTCATCGATCCGTGACCTGCGAGCAAAAATCGCCATCGCCCGCCGCATTGATCGTGCCGCAGCAGGCAACTTGGGCGATGTGAAAGCGGTCGGTGATGGGATTTCAGAGTTGCGCGTGGACGTAGGCGCTGGGTACAGGGTCTATTTCACCATGCGCGGTGGAGTGGTCATCGTGCTACTGGCAGGTGGTGACAAATCTTCACAAAATGCTGATATTCGGCGAGCGAAAAAATTGGCAAAGGAGATTTGAACATGAGCCAAAACCTGACGACATTTGATATGGCTGCGCTGCTCGATAGCGATGAAGCAATCAGCGAATACCTTTCTCAGGTGTTGGCTGACGGTGACAGCGAGGAGTTTCTTCGAGCGATAGGTTACGTAGCCAAGGCCCGCGGCATGGCCCAGATCGCCAAAGACTCCGGCTTGGGGCGAGAAAGCTTATACAAGGCGTTCGCACCTGGATCAAAACCGAGATTTGATACCGTGCTCAAGGTCATTCATGCGCTAGGCATTGATCTTCATGCGCAGCCTGGGCATGGAGCCGTACATTCGCCTACATAAGTATGCGGCGAAAAAGGGGACGGATTTATTTTCTAACCGGTTGCCAGTTCCGAGTGAGTCCATTCTATGAGAACTCTCAGAGCGCCGGAGCAAAAAACAAATCTGTCCCTTTTTCTTATCTTTTACTAAACAAGGACGAACTGCTTCATCGCCGCCATCATGGCAATGACCAAAATGGCTAGCCCTATCGCCGACGTCCATTGGGCTGAAGGGCTTTCTGAAAACCAAGAGCCTTTGGCGGGGTACTTCCCTAAGGTGAGGGCCTTCATTAAAGGCCAGCCGATAGGGAAGCAAATCGCTTGGAAAACGTAGTCAACCAGCACACCCAATAGTTCACTCAAAGGCCAGATCCCGCTTAATTCCCAGTCATCAAATTTTGCAAGCCACCTGCGGAGACGCAGCAGGCGTCAGCGTTTGTGGGATCACCATTGAAGTGCCTGGCAAAGGTGTCACTTCGAGAACCGCCAACACGCAAATAAGCGCCTGCTCGCCATCTTTGCCTGGTCTGCTATCCACCCCTACCACAGCTTCGTAGTCTTTCCCTGGTTCCAGCTTGTAAACAAGCGCCTGGCCAGCGCAGGATCTGTAGGAGCTGCCATTGCCCGCGATGGTCGCGCCCCAGGTCGCAATTTGGAATGGCAGATCCGTCCTGACGCGATACTCGGTTACGACTTCTTTATATGCCCCTTCCCCCATCCGAATCGCAGGGATGTACTGGGTAAGACTGGGCCAGATTCTTTTCGGCATGCCAAGGTCTGACGATTTCAGGGGATACTGCGGATAGTTGATATTCGCCGTCCCGTCACGCCCGAAACGTCCGGCTTCAGCCATCTTGTGCCGGGTAGCAGGAGCACAACTGCCAACGATGCTATCGCCGTACACATCGGAGTTGGTGATAACGCGAACACGCGCAATTGCCTCTGATTGAGCAGGCTCTTCGTATGGAACTGAGGGAATTCCAGAACAACCCGCAAGTACTACACCAAAAAGCGTTATGAGAGTGACAACCCGCATGACCATTTCCTTATGTATTCGAAGTTCGTCCATTGGAAAATGGAACAACCCAGCCGTACGAGCTTCAGCCAACAAAAAAGGGCCCACCTTTCGGTGAGCCCTTCTAGACCGCCCAGCAGAGCGGATTTTGTTTGGTAGGCGCGATTGGACTCGAACCAACGACCCCCACCATGTCAAGGTGGTGCTCTAACCAACTGAGCTACGTGCCTGCTGTGAGGCGGCATTCTACGGAATTCCAAAAGGGTGTCAACACCTTTTTTTCACCTAACCCTATGAATATGCAAAATATT includes:
- a CDS encoding AAA family ATPase, which encodes MLIVFSGLPGTGKTTIAKDLAVTTGAVYLRVDTIEQAIRNSGAFAQDVGRSGYMVANELALSNLRLGGIVIVDCVNPVLESRIAWSDIALRAGSLLANIEVICSDKHEHRRRVETRAGDIPGLIPSTWQSVLDHEYEPWVKAPFCIDTASASPVQAVSMIINRFLSGGSVGDV
- a CDS encoding cytochrome c — its product is MSKRLPNTFSPITKMLYIAALGILSLIQPLSSFADNANGKTLYLQRCAMCHGTDLKATGPLARKSNPPTPDLTTSAFQKRLSDYPGVIVSSIILRPNGDLIPNTLRENGVRLPPHAWSVMDLRDLNQYMSGVIGRNR
- a CDS encoding type II toxin-antitoxin system RelE/ParE family toxin; translated protein: MNYLIQQTQTFSAWHSSIRDLRAKIAIARRIDRAAAGNLGDVKAVGDGISELRVDVGAGYRVYFTMRGGVVIVLLAGGDKSSQNADIRRAKKLAKEI
- a CDS encoding addiction module antidote protein — translated: MSQNLTTFDMAALLDSDEAISEYLSQVLADGDSEEFLRAIGYVAKARGMAQIAKDSGLGRESLYKAFAPGSKPRFDTVLKVIHALGIDLHAQPGHGAVHSPT
- a CDS encoding DUF2867 domain-containing protein, which encodes MREFEFIKSVPVPSRSGITHLYKPMDLADAFAIRLPAGTSCSPDLLARFILSHQPSWIGWLLTVRDTIVACFGLKTARHLASLANRVGAFKVYSTDQTEIVLGEDDKHLDFRISILCSEEAEPEGSRQLVFSTVVRCHNRFGRAYIFVIAPFHRLVVRASLLRAARIGWPLAACA